In the genome of Cryptomeria japonica chromosome 8, Sugi_1.0, whole genome shotgun sequence, one region contains:
- the LOC131857780 gene encoding glutamate receptor 3.3-like: MANKADRANSGCEVWVRIALGALLFCSAALGEVKPLSINIGAIIALNTTNGKIAETAIELAVEDLNRNTSILNGTLLNIHIRDSKQDALTGASAALELIRKGCVSIVGPQTSVVGEFVGYLGVAAHVPIVTVGATNPSLSMHRYPYFIRAVPNDKIQMKAIAKLIEEYKWTDVALVYVDDDLGTSAIPALNDALREARAKIVFQAAVDPQANVSSIRKLLEDQLIELESRVFIVHMHADLALILFSEAYKLKMISSDYVWIISDGFANLLDSFDANSFLSMNGVLGVKRKLTQTDQPRLNEFAKRWKQRFRAQNPTIPSLELNAQAIVAYDTVWAIAFAIDRLLHMKSWKGGFSETSSSTKVLNFKVFDGGEQLLKEILETNFLGLSGLVQINRERGEPLECSYDIINVVGNNYSVIGSWTERDLNISWKREIHWGSGPTKTPRGWKIPAPGKKLKIAVPWQQVLSPFLNVKLDHDSAGAQNQTYEIKGFCIDVFKLMLKRLDYELPYELIPYGTGSVTAGYYDDLVYQVYLQNFDAVVGDVTVLANRSRYVDFTQPYTLYTESGLIMIVAISDKRSSDSWAFLHPFTPAMWITTVTFFIFTGAVVWFLEHRQNRQFRGTPRKQVLTFIWFSFSTLFMTQRERIASCLGKAVVTIWLFVVFVLVSSYTASLSSMLTVKQIVPNVENLESLIAQNSPIGYQQGSFIDKYLVQQLGVDESALRPYSSAQESADALKKGPNNGGVAAIFEEQIFAQKIFLSAGCNDYTRLGPVYKTGGFSFVFPKGSPLVSGVSKAILNLSESKEMQAIRKRWFNSTENKCNIESGGLDSNKMSLKDFWGILLFTGCVSFLTLVYYLCRLLYRFVHRNENSSHDKSISTRLRTFANYADKKDIQAPKRKRHKADTLPTSSELPVSTEQM; encoded by the exons ATGGCCAACAAAGCCGACAGAGCCAATTCTGGTTGTGAAGTTTGGGTGCGGATTGCGTTGGGTGCTCTTTTGTTTTGTTCTGCTGCCCTAGGAGAAGTGAAACCTCTATCAATAAATATTGGTGCTATAATCGCGTTGAACACAACTAATGGAAAAATAGCTGAGACTGCTATTGAATTGGCGGTTGAAGACCTAAACAGAAACACCAGCATTCTGAATGGCACGCTCCTAAATATTCATATCCGAGACTCCAAACAAGATGCACTCACAGGCGCTTCTGCAG CATTGGAACTGATAAGAAAAGGATGTGTAAGCATAGTCGGACCACAGACATCCGTTGTGGGTGAGTTTGTTGGGTATTTGGGCGTTGCAGCTCATGTTCCAATTGTGACAGTTGGTGCAACGAATCCCTCTCTCTCCATGCATCGATACCCTTACTTCATTCGTGCAGTGCCCAATGATAAAATACAAATGAAGGCAATAGCAAAGCTGATAGAGGAGTATAAATGGACGGATGTGGCGCTTGTGTATGTAGACGACGATTTGGGCACATCAGCAATCCCGGCCTTAAACGATGCCTTGAGAGAAGCGAGGGCAAAAATTGTTTTCCAAGCTGCAGTGGATCCGCAGGCCAATGTCTCTTCAATAAGAAAGCTTCTTGAGGATCAGTTGATCGAGCTGGAGTCGCGAGTCTTCATCGTGCATATGCATGCTGATTTGGCCCTAATCCTGTTTTCCGAGGCgtacaaattaaaaatgataagCAGTGATTATGTATGGATCATTTCCGACGGATTCGCCAATCTACTGGATTCCTTCGACGCTAATTCTTTCCTCTCTATGAATGGTGTGTTGGGGGTCAAAAGAAAACTCACACAAACCGACCAGCCAAGGCTGAATGAATTTGCTAAAAGATGGAAGCAGCGGTTTAGAGCCCAGAACCCTACAATACCAAGCCTGGAATTAAATGCCCAGGCAATTGTTGCCTATGATACGGTATGGGCGATTGCTTTTGCAATCGATCGTCTCCTGCATATGAAATCGTGGAAGGGTGGTTTCTCAGAGACCTCTAGTAGCACCAAAGTTTTGAATTTCAAGGTTTTTGACGGTGGAGAGCAATTGCTTAAAGAGATCCTAGAGACAAACTTTCTCGGCCTGAGCGGTCTTGTTCAAATAAATCGTGAAAGAGGAGAACCTTTGGAGTGCTCATATGATATAATAAATGTTGTTGGAAATAATTATAGCGTTATTGGGTCGTGGACAGAAAGGGACCTGAATATATCTTGGAAACGAGAAATTCATTGGGGCAGTGGACCAACAAAGACGCCACGCGGATGGAAGATACCTGCGCCAGGCAAGAAACTGAAAATAGCGGTGCCTTGGCAGCAAGTATTATCACCATTCCTCAATGTGAAACTAGATCATGACAGTGCAGGTGCACAAAACCAGACTTACGAGATTAAAGGCTTCTGTATTGATGTGTTCAAATTGATGCTCAAAAGATTGGATTATGAATTGCCCTATGAATTGATACCTTATGGAACTGGCAGTGTCACTGCGGGCTACTATGATGACCTCGTCTACCAGGTCTATCTCCAG AACTTCGATGCGGTTGTGGGAGATGTAACGGTGCTTGCAAATCGGAGCAGGTATGTGGATTTCACACAACCGTATACGCTGTATACGGAGTCGGGACTGATAATGATCGTAGCAATTTCAGACAAGCGATCAAGTGATTCCTGGGCGTTCCTGCACCCCTTTACTCCAGCCATGTGGATAACTACTGTTACATTTTTCATTTTCACGGGAGCTGTTGTTTGGTTTTTGGAGCACAGACAAAATCGGCAATTTAGAGGGACGCCTCGGAAACAAGTCTTGACATTCATCTG GTTTTCCTTTTCCACACTGTTTATGACTCAAA GGGAGAGAATTGCAAGCTGTCTGGGTAAAGCAGTGGTGACAATTTGGCTTTTTGTAGTCTTTGTGTTAGTGTCTAGTTACACCGCCAGCCTGTCTTCGATGCTTACAGTCAAACAAATTGTACCAAATGTTGAGAACCTTGAATCTCTAATCGCCCAAAATTCGCCAATCGGGTATCAACAGGGATCTTTCATAGACAAGTATTTGGTACAACAGCTTGGTGTGGATGAAAGCGCACTTCGCCCATATTCATCTGCACAAGAGTCCGCTGATGCACTGAAGAAGGGACCCAATAACGGAGGTGTGGCTGCCATATTTGAGGAGCAAATTTTTGCTCAAAAAATTTTTCTGTCAGCAGGATGCAATGACTATACGAGACTTGGTCCCGTGTACAAAACAGGAGGCTTCTCATTC GTGTTTCCAAAGGGATCTCCGCTGGTTTCAGGTGTTTCCAAGGCTATATTAAATCTTTCAGAAAGCAAAGAGATGCAAGCAATTCGGAAGAGGTGGTTCAATTCAACTGAAAACAAATGCAACATTGAGTCTGGTGGATTGGATTCAAACAAAATGAGCCTCAAAGACTTTTGGGGTATATTACTTTTCACAGGATGCGTATCATTTCTCACCCTTGTCTACTATCTATGTCGCCTGCTTTACCGGTTTGTGCACAGAAATGAGAATTCATCTCATGATAAATCAATCTCAACCCGATTGCGAACGTTTGCCAATTATGCAGACAAGAAGGACATCCAAGCACCAAAAAGAAAGAGACATAAGGCCGACACTTTGCCCACTTCCTCTGAACTTCCTGTTTCAACAGAACAGATGTGA